One Aegilops tauschii subsp. strangulata cultivar AL8/78 chromosome 7, Aet v6.0, whole genome shotgun sequence genomic window carries:
- the LOC109741359 gene encoding protein RGF1 INDUCIBLE TRANSCRIPTION FACTOR 1 — protein sequence MGMRPGWVGGLVEETFFVACSAHESRKKNEKNIFCLACRTSICPHCAPAHRHHPLIQVRRYVYNDVVRLDDLERLIDCSFVQPYTINSAKVIFLKPRPQSRPFKGSGNVCLTCDRILQEPFHFCCLSCKVDHVMMQGGDLSNILYMSGEPDVACFPRFENLRVGSGSADILDDGCATGGQITPNSILEDPMHHYGGSSYRSGGSSRNARGFDAAASVDVPIPVPRKKKSGGFFPQIVMSLNNRRKGAPHRSPFA from the exons ATGGGGATGCGGCCTGGGTGGGTTGGCGGCCTGGTGGAGGAGACCTTCTTCGTGGCGTGCTCGGCGCACGAGAGCCGCAAGAAGAACGAGAAGAACATCTTCTGCCTCGCCTGCCGCACCAGCATCTGCCCGCACTGCGCCCCCGCCCACCGCCACCACCCGCTCATCCAG GTGCGGAGGTACGTGTACAACGACGTGGTGCGCCTGGACGATCTTGAGAGGCTCATCGACTGCTCCTTTGTTCAG CCCTACACCATCAACAGCGCAAAGGTGATATTTCTCAAACCCAGGCCTCAGTCCAGGCctttcaagggctccggcaacgtctGCTTGACCTGCGACAGGATCCTCcaggagcccttccacttctgctgccTCTCTTGCAAG gtgGATCATGTCATGATGCAGGGCGGCGACCTGTCCAACATCCTCTACATGTCCGGTGAGCCCGACGTCGCCTGCTTCCCGAGGTTCGAGAACCTCCGCGTCGGCAGCGGGTCGGCGGACATCCTGGACGACGGGTGCGCCACCGGCGGGCAGATCACCCCGAACTCCATCCTCGAGGACCCGATGCACCACTACGGCGGCTCCAGCTACCGCAGCGGCGGTAGCAGCCGGAACGCGCGCGGCTTCGACGCGGCAGCCAGCGTCGACGTCCCCATCCCCGTCCCGAGGAAGAAGAAGTCGGGGGGCTTCTTCCCCCAGATCGTCATGTCCCTCAACAACAGGAGGAAGGGGGCGCCCCACAGGTCTCCGTTCGCCTGA